The genomic region TAAAGCCGTTCCTTTATGCGGCGATGCTGGACAGCGGCCGGTTATTACCGGATCAACTCGTCATTGACATTCCGACTCGTATCGGCAGCTATAAACCCGATAACAATGTGCCGCTCTATCGCGGGGCCGTTCCCGCTTCCGAAGCGCTTTCACGCTCGTTAAATATTCCCGCCGTTAGAATGCTGCGTGAATATGGGATCAGTCATTTTCTCGACTATCTGAAGCGGTGCGGTTTTACCACCTTTACGCGGTCTGCCGACGAATACGGCTTGCCGCTCATCCTCGGCGGCGGTGAGATTACGCTCTACGAAGCGGTATATGCCTACGCACAGCTTATGAACGCCGCATGCAGCCGGAGCGGGTACTCCGGCGAACATGTCTTTCCCGTATCGGCCGGTGCTGCGTGGTTGACGCTCAAAGCATTGACCGAGGGGGTGCGTCCCGATGATGAAGCGCTCTGGCGTGTTTTTGCCGGTTCCAAAAGAATCGCGTGGAAAACCGGTACCAGCAACGGGAACCGCGACGGATGGGCTATCGGCACTACGGAAGCATATACGGTCGGTGTGTGGTTCGGCAATGCAGAAGGGCAGGGGAGACAAGATCTCCAAAGTATCCGCACGGCAGCGCCGGTATTGTTTGAAATTTTTGCTTCCCTTCCCGCAGCCCATTGGCCTGCTGCGCCATCCGAAAGTTTAAAGGAAGAAACTTTCTGTGCGGATTCAGGATATATTGCCGGACGGTACTGTAGCCGTACCGTAAAGGGCTTTCGTCCCGCTCAAGCACCGCAGGGTACGGTTTGTCCGTATTGCACCGCCGTATCGTTTACACCTGACGGGAGATTTCAGGCTGATATGTCGGACATGACGGGAGTATACGAAGGCCGGTTTCCGCTCATTCAAAACCGCTTTGTGCTGCCGCCGGCAGTAGAGTATTATTATACCCGGTTTGCAGCGACGTATAAAAAACTGCCGCCCTTCGTTGCGGGGCATCAAGGTACTCATCCTTCGCAACTGGCAATCCTTTTCCCCGAGCAAGGAGCGCGTATCGTTATTCCGGTAGAAATCGACGGCAGTGCGGGCGCCATGATTATGCAGGCGGCTGCGCGTGATATCGGTACGGTTATCTATTGGGATATCGACGGCGTATATCTCGGCGGTACGCAGGGAACGCACACAATGACCGTTCGGCCTAAGATCGGTACCCATGTTCTTACCGTAACCGATTCGCTCGGCGCCCGCCGTGTCCGCACCTTTGAAGTCCTCGACGCAGGATAGGAGGGAACCTCTAAAAACTTGAGTTTTTAGAGGTTTTCCTTAGATTTACTTGCGATGTTTTACTTTAAGTCATTACAATATAAAGACTTAAAGTAAAACTCGTCGGGCATCTCTAAAAACTATACCTGAGTTTTTAGAGATGCCCAGGAATAAGTGCAGGCGTCTCTCCTCATCACCCTTTCAGTGCATAAAAAACGGTAAAAATGAGCTCCATTCGCGGAGGCGGATCGCTTCTTCGATATGCGGTGCCGCAATGACTTCTTCCTGCGCGAGGTCGGCAATGGTGCGCGCAATCTTTAAAATTGCGTGGCTGCCTCTTCCCGAAAGCTCTCTTTTTTCGGCATTATGGGTAAAAATACGCTCCGCCTCGCCGGTTAGCGGGCACACTGCTGACAGGGCAGACGGAGTCAGGTGTACGTTTTTGTAAGACAGCTGCGCTGCCGATTGCGCAGCACCGGCGAGGCTGGAGTTTACCGCCTTGTTGTGTACAGGCGTTCCCGCTGCTCCGCCGTTTAATCCTTTATGCAGATATGCGGCGTACCGCTCTCGTTGTATTTTATCCGAAGCAGCGATTTTTTTGCGCATATCGGCGGTATTGTAACACGGCTTTTCCGGCAGCCCGTATGATTGAGGCGGAAACACCGGAATCCGCAAGTCGATGCGGTCAATCAACGGTGCTGTCAGTTTTTTCCAGTATTGTTCAACTACGGCAGGCATACACGTACATACTTTGCCGTCGGCTCCGAGATTTCCGCACGGACATGAGTTGAGCGCCATAAGCAACTGGAAGCGGGCAGGGAAGGTGGTCGCCCTGCCGGCACGGCTCAAAGTGACGGTTCCCGTCTCCAGCGGCGCACGGAGCGTTTGCAGCACTGTTTGTTTAAACTGCACAGCTTCGTCCAAAAAAAGGGTTCCGCCGTGCGCAAGGGAGATTTCCCCGGGCATACATTTTCCGGCGCCGCCGATCATTCCTTCAAGGCTGGCATTCGGATGCGGCATTCTAAACGGTGGGCGTTTAATCCGCACATCATGACCGCGCATACTCGGTAAAAGACCTGCGATGCTGTAAATATGGGTAACTTCTTCCGCCGTTTTCGGGTCTAGGTCGGGAAGGAGGCTGGCAAACCGCTGCATCGAAAGCGTTTTACCACAGCCGGGCGGCCCGTAGGCAAGCACGCTGTGTCCGCCTGCCGCTGCGATGTGCAAAGCTCGTACCAGCTCGCCTTGCCCGTATACCTCCTCGAAAAAGCCGCCCGTACCCGTATTTGCCGCGGCATCCGCTTGACTCGGTTCCGACCATGAAGCCGCTGTGAAAATCGAGTTGCCTGTGTGGTCGATAGCCTCCTGTGCCGGTGTGCCGCCGTTTTTTTCGCCTGTGTTTGTTTCGCAGTCTTTTTCCGCACGTAGCTCCGTTTCAATCGCATAGAGACATTCCAAAGCTTCCCGTAGCGTTTCAACACCGTATATGTGCACCCCCTGCTGGATACGGGCTTCCGCTTCATTTTCTTTCGGTACGATAAAGTACTCAATCCCAGCGGCAGATCCTGAAATTAAAGCTCCCAATACGCCCCGCACCGGCCGTACCCTCCCCGATAGTTCCAGCTCTCCGATTACCATAACCGGCATATCGAGCGCGCAGTCTGCCTGCAATACGGCAAGGGCAATTGGCAAGTCAAACCCGCTGCCTTCTTTTTTCTGATCGGCAGGGCTTAAATTGATCAGTATCCGTTCTTGCGGGAAAGGTAAATCGGAATTACCGATGGCAGCGCGCATCCGTTCCCGCGCCTCCTTCACCGCCGAACCCGGCAGTCCGACAATATCGACAATCGGCAGCCCGCGCCGCAAATCCGCTTCAACCTTGATAATCTCTCCTTCATAGCCGAAGGAGGCAAAACTCATAATAGTCATGTTCAGCTCCTCATCCTGTCACCGCCTCATAAAAAACACGATGGTTGCAGTTTCTTAAAGGATATATAGGGCATGATCAGCAATTCGGCTAAAGATTTGAGGAAAAAAACTGCTGTTTTCATGAAAATGTTAAGGAAAAATGTGCCGTTTTAGCATCGGGGAGATTAAAAACGATGGAAATTAATCTTTAAGACAAGCGAATCCGTATTAATCGAGCGGCTGGGCTGTCTCTTTTTCTTTGATAAGGATAGTGCCGGTGGCGCCTTCGTTAAAGGCAAATTCTTTTGCAGCGGTATTTGCTGCAAAGCTTTTACCTTCGATGGTAATTTCATCTTTTTGAGTGATTGTTACCGTTTCATCCGCAGGCGCCGATAAGAAGTTTTCTTTTTTTTTCCAAATGAGGGCGGGGCTTCGGATAGAAAAATCATCTTCAATCAACTGAAAGGATACCGTGTCGCCAAGCGAGTATTCTTCCGCTTTTTCATCGATGTATAAAATACCGGTTTGTCCCTTCATAGACTCTTTTTGTGTTTTTTTATCGTACTGTATAAAACTGATGTGCTTGCCCGCCCAAATTTTTTCTTCATCGTACATTTCGAGCTCTTGTGCATACACACTTAAATCGACGAGTGTATCCTCGTATCGCTTTAATGTGACGTTTGTAAATATCATATCAGGTTGAGGCACCGTTTGTTCCGGCAGTTCCTGATAATTAAACGAGCACGCCGTGCAGATAAAGATAATAAGGACAGGCCACAGCTTCATCTATTCCGCATCACTTCCGGTTGCTTCGATGACGGTTTCGGTAATGATCCCTTCCGCTTCCGGTTTACGGGAATAGCTGACGGAAAGATTCTTACCGCGGTACGGAAAATCATTGAGTTTTTCAATAATTTTATCTGCATCTTCATTCATTACCTGCACGAATGAGTAATTGTCGAGAATGCGGATATCGCCGATTCGTTCGCGGCTTATGTCTGCATTTTGGATAAGCAGCGTAATAATATCACGGGGAAATACACGGCGGCTTCTGCCGACACTCATAAAGATGCTCACCGATTCGGACGGTTCAAGCATCGGGCGTTCTACCGGCGGACGATCGGAAAAATAACCTCGTGAACGATCTCCGAAACGGGGATTCGGACGCCGACTATACGGTTTTGAGCGGGGGAAGGCAGAGCCTTCAAATTCTTTGATTAAATAAGCAGCAATATAAGAACGCAGCGTAAAGGGTACATTCTTTCTGAAAATCTTACGATAGGCGTTAAGGACATCCGGATCTTCTTCCGTTTTAACTGTTTCTACTGCTTCTTTAAGAAATGCGGTGATTTGTTCTTCATTTAATGCGGGGGTATGTTTTACCACAATATTCTCCTCTTCAACTCAGCTCCGCCTCATCGGAGCATAACATAACTGAAAATCATTCATCGTGCGCCGGATTAACCGACACTGTAATGCGACAATACTGCCATAGATAGATAATTTACTCAAGGGCAGGTTTAATTTTTCCTGACGATGTTCAAAATATCTTCTTGCGTTAAGGCTGTAACTATAATGTAGTTAGCATCTATAAATCGATATTTGCCTTTCGGCAGCCGTGCTATAAAATCGGAATATTCTACCTCTCCTGCCTGCTGATAAGAGTCTTTATCATCGGGATCGCCGTTTATAATCATTAAGGCTGCTTTCCAAGCGTTTACATCTTCATTTTTTACTATGTTTATATTCTTGTATTCCACGCTTGGTTTATAGGGCAAAATGGTTTCTACGTCTTGGGTGAGGGCATACATTCCAATAATTTGTTTAGTGTTCTTATCCTCAAAAAACATCTGATTTGCTGAAAAAGCGTCTAAATACTGAATCTCTTTATAGAATGTGCTAAATGCCGCTATCGGATTTTCAGCATTTAGAAATCCTTCTATAATTTTTTTGTTCAGCGCAACTTCACGGAAAATGCCCAAACTGATGTATTCTTCTGAATCTTTATCAAAACAAGATTTTATTCCGAATAAGATATCATCGGTATAATTGAATTGTTCAATGTTCTCAGCTGTGAAATATTCATCTCTTTCACTTACAATATCACTGCCTAATTTCTTTGCCAGATCTTTGATATATTTTAAAGCAACTTCCCAGTCTTCTTGTGTGCTTGGGGTGAAAATTCTCACGGCATATTCATTGAGATCCTTTTCAAAAGAAAGTTCAAAACCGCGGGAACTCCGTTCATATACTCCACAGAGCAAACATTCATAATCTGCAATTGATGAGTTATAGAATTCCTTTGCATCAAAATCATCTTCTGTCTCATCAAAGGTAAATTGCTCTATTTTTTGTGAAGAAAGCGCTAAGCATTGTTCCACTGTCATAGGAGCCTTACTTCCCAAAATACTTTTTTTGTTTTTAATATAAAACGATATGCTCATTCGTTTCTCCATGTACTTTAGGTGGTATGTTAGATGGGAATGTCTCAAAACTCAAAAGTCGGTTGCTTTTTCGCCATCCTTGCCTTATTGGATATTGATATAAAAACCGGTGATATACCGTATCCGTGCATCCGCTTCCGCCCAATACTTACTTTGCGGAAAACCATCTGTAAGCGTTTTATATGCGTCGAGGGCAAGTCTGATATTGCGCATGGAACCGTTTAATTCATACGCGCGTCCTTTCAACAACCACCCTTCATCCAATTTCTCTTCCGCAGTGGTAAAGAAATTGTTCAGATATGTTAAGGCCTTGCCTGCATCCGCAGCTGCGATTGCCGTACGTGCCTTTTCGAGCAATTGATCGGGGCTGAGTACTTCTTCGCTTGCTGCTGTGGGGCTTTGTCCGGTTGAATCGCCGGTATTTCCGGCAGCTGAGGATGCGGCTTCCGCCGTTCCGGCGGTCATAGCCTGTTCCGAAGTTTTGCTTTGCGAACCGGTACTCGCTGTTTGCGGAGCTTCGGAGGCTGCTTGTACCGTGTGTGTTGTCGTGCCGGTTCCGGTGTTTGCGGTCGAATTGCTTGACGACTGAGAAGCGGCTGCTTGCGTATTTTTGTTAGCTTGCGCTTCTGTCGTATCGGAATCCGCTTCGGTTTGATAGTCCGGCGCTTTTACCATTGCTTTCGCTGCGGTTGAGCGGGCGGCGCTCACCGATACAGCTACCGCATCGGTGACAAACTCATTGGTAAATACGTCGAAATAGGAGAAATGGAGTATATAATCCCCTTTTTTCTCCGCTGTAAACATAAAAATCGAATTTTCATCCTGTAGTTTCCGCTGCTCATACTTTAATCCCGGTTGGGAAGTTTGTTCGCCGACATAGACCCATCCGTGCCCCGGATAGGTGAGCTCTAATCGCTGTTTTTCTTCGACTGCAACCATGCGCGAAACCTTGGGCTTTTGTTCGGTTTCCGGTTCTTTGGAAAGCGCAACGGTAAATATTTGCGGAGAAAAAAGGTCGCGCATTTCTTCCTGGAAGGTCGGTGGAGGTTCGTAGCCGTGGCTGCCGCCCTGTTTTTCAAAATCACTGATAAGATCCGCAAGCGTTGTTTCGTACGCCGGTACGTTCTGCTCTACAGAAGGGACGGGCGTGTCTGCGGCTGCAAGCGGTACCGGTTCGCCCGTAGACGGAGCTGTCGGAACCTGCTCGACGGCTGTATCTGCCGTTGTTGTGGGCTGTGGCGTGTTCTCGGTGGCTTTAGCGATATCTGCTGCTGTCGTTGTCGTGTTCTCGGCGGTTACGGTATCGGAATTGGAAGCGGCCGATTTCAGCTCACCGGCAGTTTCGGCAGGTACAGACTCACCGGCTGCTGCAGTAGGCTCTGCCTCACCGGCGGTTTTTGTAGGGACAGATGTATCGGCGGCAGCAAGGGCAGGGGAGGCGGCCGCAGTCGAATCCTGCACGGTCGTCTTGCCACTATTTTCTTCGTTCTGTACAACTGCCTCGCTACTGTTCTGTTTGGAATGCTGTGCAGCTGCTGTTACCGTTGGTTCGCTCTGTGCTTTCGCGGCGGTTTTATCTGCGGCAGTGTTCTTTTGACCGGCCGTTTTACCTGCGGTAGCTGCCGGAGTATGTTGCTTTTGAGATACGGCTGCGCCGCTGGTTGCCATACCTTTGTTGGCTCCTACTGCTTCCGATGCAGGCGTTCTTTTTTGCCGTTGGGATACGGTCGCGCCGGATACGGTATCGATTGTCGCACCCGATACCGCATCGGGCTGCATTGCCGGTTTTGTCGGCTGCGGAGACATTGTATTGTCGGTGTGAGAATCCGCTTCTACAGCGGGTTGTTCCTGCCGCGAAGGGGTATCCTGCGGCTTTTCCGCAGCGGTCTTTGTCGTACAGGCGGTAACCGGCACGAGGAGTAATACGAGAAGGATAAGGCAGGGCGGATAGATCGATTTTTTCACGGAACACTCTCCCATAATTTGTTCATTTGCCGCTCATTTATATCGTGCAGTTTTTGCATCTGCTCCGCATCGGGAATCGTATACCAATACTGCAAATCCGAATCAGTCCAGATTTTCTTTTGTTTGCGCGAATATTGTACCGGCGGAAGTTCAAGCGGCTCGTCGGGAAGCATAAAAATCACCGGATCGATTGAAATCATTACTTCATCAGGATCGACACTCGGCTTTTTTGTTCCGCTTAGTAAAATAATCACGGAAATAATCAACATGATAATCAGTAAACCGAGTGCAGAAGCTAGAACGATGAGCTTATGCGTCCGAATCGTTTCTATGATGTTCATCCGGCTGTTCCTCCTGAATTGTATGTCGTCGTTTCGGCGGCCGCGACGGAATGTAGATACCTTCTTCAGGTTCTACATCCTCTTCTATAAAAGTATCGGCATCTTCTTCCGCTTTCTCCTGCTTTAATAACTCAATATCATTATCCAATTTGATTGCAATGAGTTTGGAGACGCCTGATTCCTCCATCGTAACACCGAGCATGGTGTTTGCGCCGAGTACCGTTTTTTTGTTATGGGTGATGACGATATATTGGCTGACATTCGCAAAGCCGGACAGGGCAGTAACGAAGCGGCTGACGTTCTGCTCGTCAAGCGCAGCATCTATCTCGTCCAAGAGACAGAACGGGGATGGTTTAACCATGTATGTTGCAAAAAGGAGCGCCACCGCCGTCATGGATTTTTCTCCGCCCGATAATAGACCGATATTCTCCAGCTTTTTCCCCGGAGGCTGCGCGAAAATCTCGATGCCCGATTCCAATACCTGCTTGGGATCGGTTAGCTTAATTTCCGCCCTGCCGCCGCCGAAGAGCCGCCTAAACATATTGTGAAAGTTCTTTTTGATCTTATTATAGGTTACAAGAAACAGCTCCGTAGACTCCGCCTTTATTTCATCCGTAATCCGCTGCAAATCCGAACGGGCTTTATCAAGGTCGTTGATTTGTCCGGTCAAAAAATCAAATCGGGTCTTTACTTCTTGGAA from Treponema vincentii harbors:
- a CDS encoding DbpA RNA binding domain-containing protein, yielding MVKHTPALNEEQITAFLKEAVETVKTEEDPDVLNAYRKIFRKNVPFTLRSYIAAYLIKEFEGSAFPRSKPYSRRPNPRFGDRSRGYFSDRPPVERPMLEPSESVSIFMSVGRSRRVFPRDIITLLIQNADISRERIGDIRILDNYSFVQVMNEDADKIIEKLNDFPYRGKNLSVSYSRKPEAEGIITETVIEATGSDAE
- a CDS encoding DUF4299 family protein translates to MSISFYIKNKKSILGSKAPMTVEQCLALSSQKIEQFTFDETEDDFDAKEFYNSSIADYECLLCGVYERSSRGFELSFEKDLNEYAVRIFTPSTQEDWEVALKYIKDLAKKLGSDIVSERDEYFTAENIEQFNYTDDILFGIKSCFDKDSEEYISLGIFREVALNKKIIEGFLNAENPIAAFSTFYKEIQYLDAFSANQMFFEDKNTKQIIGMYALTQDVETILPYKPSVEYKNINIVKNEDVNAWKAALMIINGDPDDKDSYQQAGEVEYSDFIARLPKGKYRFIDANYIIVTALTQEDILNIVRKN
- the pbpC gene encoding penicillin-binding protein 1C → MNGRISALSDKTKIRYGKFLTAVFFTYAALFLFPLKIVPKNVPYSYALYDKTDVLLGASVASDGQWRFSPGEVPDKFAQAVIVFEDKRFYYHLGVDPIAIVRAAVSNIRAGRIVSGASTLTMQTMRLLAGNKPRTFGQKCRESFLAVMAEIRLGKAKILSLYAAHAPFGGNVIGIEAASWRYFNRSPASLTWAEAATLAVLPNQPSLVHPGANRAVLLKKRNTLLQELYAKGRIDAQTLELSLAEPLPEKPYPLPSGAPHYLELLKKQYPHTARFYTDLDSGLQKNLHRILERHSRELSRKGIDNAAALIIETATGKVLAYCGNTGLDGRNGTTSAVDIVQARRSSGSLLKPFLYAAMLDSGRLLPDQLVIDIPTRIGSYKPDNNVPLYRGAVPASEALSRSLNIPAVRMLREYGISHFLDYLKRCGFTTFTRSADEYGLPLILGGGEITLYEAVYAYAQLMNAACSRSGYSGEHVFPVSAGAAWLTLKALTEGVRPDDEALWRVFAGSKRIAWKTGTSNGNRDGWAIGTTEAYTVGVWFGNAEGQGRQDLQSIRTAAPVLFEIFASLPAAHWPAAPSESLKEETFCADSGYIAGRYCSRTVKGFRPAQAPQGTVCPYCTAVSFTPDGRFQADMSDMTGVYEGRFPLIQNRFVLPPAVEYYYTRFAATYKKLPPFVAGHQGTHPSQLAILFPEQGARIVIPVEIDGSAGAMIMQAAARDIGTVIYWDIDGVYLGGTQGTHTMTVRPKIGTHVLTVTDSLGARRVRTFEVLDAG
- a CDS encoding YifB family Mg chelatase-like AAA ATPase; this encodes MTIMSFASFGYEGEIIKVEADLRRGLPIVDIVGLPGSAVKEARERMRAAIGNSDLPFPQERILINLSPADQKKEGSGFDLPIALAVLQADCALDMPVMVIGELELSGRVRPVRGVLGALISGSAAGIEYFIVPKENEAEARIQQGVHIYGVETLREALECLYAIETELRAEKDCETNTGEKNGGTPAQEAIDHTGNSIFTAASWSEPSQADAAANTGTGGFFEEVYGQGELVRALHIAAAGGHSVLAYGPPGCGKTLSMQRFASLLPDLDPKTAEEVTHIYSIAGLLPSMRGHDVRIKRPPFRMPHPNASLEGMIGGAGKCMPGEISLAHGGTLFLDEAVQFKQTVLQTLRAPLETGTVTLSRAGRATTFPARFQLLMALNSCPCGNLGADGKVCTCMPAVVEQYWKKLTAPLIDRIDLRIPVFPPQSYGLPEKPCYNTADMRKKIAASDKIQRERYAAYLHKGLNGGAAGTPVHNKAVNSSLAGAAQSAAQLSYKNVHLTPSALSAVCPLTGEAERIFTHNAEKRELSGRGSHAILKIARTIADLAQEEVIAAPHIEEAIRLREWSSFLPFFMH
- the lptC gene encoding LPS export ABC transporter periplasmic protein LptC, with the protein product MKLWPVLIIFICTACSFNYQELPEQTVPQPDMIFTNVTLKRYEDTLVDLSVYAQELEMYDEEKIWAGKHISFIQYDKKTQKESMKGQTGILYIDEKAEEYSLGDTVSFQLIEDDFSIRSPALIWKKKENFLSAPADETVTITQKDEITIEGKSFAANTAAKEFAFNEGATGTILIKEKETAQPLD